Proteins from one Variovorax sp. TBS-050B genomic window:
- a CDS encoding xanthine dehydrogenase family protein molybdopterin-binding subunit: protein MDHADIPQRLLKREGIGARVPRKEDARHLVGKGNFVGDFVLPGLQEVAFLRSPLAHAAITGVEIPEALAGKVFLREMMLDAADIGSPSSLPTYQYSALPPLASGKVRHVGEAIAMAVAPTRAVAEDLLEEVQVSYDELPVYHGAESALAATGEFMHPGWKDNVFLTLRANRDFEELAAKAEVKVSRTVELSRQCIVPLEGKSVLAYWDFQADQLVVVSATQVPHLLRVGIAQHLSMNEEAVRVVSPDVGGAFGYKGQLYPEDLCVAWLAKTYRTPFRYLEDRREHLIVGANTRQHHYRLTAYADRTGRLLALDAVITIDGGAYSYYPFFVGLEPGQAIGNLPGPYSFRGYRCETVCVATNKPGFMAYRGVARTGVCFAIELLMDAVAREVGREPWQVRMENLVPAAAMPYVNVANKHFDSGDFPASLRRAVEMIGLEAVRERQARGEADGRLIGFGTATYTEQSAHGTTVFANWGLPVVPGFDQAVVRMTADGGLEVRVGVHSHGQGMETSFAQIANDVLGIPVARIRVVHGDTALTPFSSGTYASRATVMSGGAISVACKELLPRIRSIAAYLMGVDAQAVALIEGRAVAGDRSIPLSEVGRAWYLTPQDLPADVHLGGLEVSRAYKPNVDTGTFTYATHAVVVAVDTETGEVEILDYVVVEDCGTMVNPMIVEGQTIGGIAQGIGTAMYEESPYDDQGQPLASTLADYILPGATEVPRIRIEHFETPSPHTEFGAKGVGEGGAIAPPAVIFNAVNDALRGTGAAEVLMTPLTPRRLLAAFEGAKHPQEHAR, encoded by the coding sequence GGCGCACGCTGCCATTACGGGCGTCGAGATTCCCGAAGCCCTCGCCGGAAAGGTGTTCCTGCGCGAGATGATGTTGGACGCGGCAGACATCGGTTCACCTTCCTCGCTGCCCACCTACCAGTACTCGGCCTTGCCGCCGTTGGCCTCGGGCAAGGTTCGCCACGTGGGAGAGGCCATCGCCATGGCTGTTGCGCCGACGCGCGCTGTGGCGGAGGACCTGCTGGAGGAAGTGCAGGTCTCGTATGACGAACTGCCCGTCTACCACGGCGCCGAGTCCGCGCTCGCCGCCACGGGAGAGTTCATGCACCCCGGTTGGAAGGACAACGTGTTCCTCACGCTGCGGGCCAATCGCGACTTCGAGGAGCTTGCCGCGAAGGCCGAGGTGAAGGTCAGCCGCACGGTCGAGCTGTCACGCCAGTGCATCGTGCCGCTGGAGGGGAAGTCGGTCCTGGCGTACTGGGATTTCCAGGCCGATCAACTGGTGGTCGTCAGTGCGACGCAGGTCCCGCATCTGCTGCGCGTGGGAATCGCCCAGCACCTGTCGATGAACGAGGAAGCCGTGCGCGTCGTGTCGCCGGACGTCGGCGGCGCCTTCGGCTACAAGGGGCAGCTCTACCCCGAAGACCTGTGCGTGGCCTGGCTGGCCAAGACGTACCGCACGCCGTTCCGCTACCTCGAGGATCGACGCGAGCACCTGATCGTCGGGGCCAACACGCGGCAGCATCACTATCGGCTCACGGCCTATGCGGACCGCACCGGACGGCTCCTGGCGCTGGATGCCGTCATCACCATCGACGGCGGCGCCTATTCCTACTATCCCTTCTTCGTCGGCCTGGAGCCTGGCCAGGCGATCGGCAACCTGCCGGGCCCCTACAGCTTCCGCGGCTATCGCTGCGAGACCGTGTGCGTCGCGACCAACAAGCCCGGGTTCATGGCCTATCGCGGCGTCGCGCGCACCGGCGTCTGCTTCGCGATCGAACTCCTCATGGACGCCGTGGCGCGCGAGGTGGGGCGCGAGCCTTGGCAGGTCCGGATGGAGAACCTGGTGCCGGCCGCTGCCATGCCCTATGTCAATGTGGCCAACAAGCACTTCGACAGCGGCGACTTTCCGGCCAGCCTGCGGCGCGCGGTGGAGATGATCGGACTGGAGGCCGTGCGCGAGCGACAGGCGCGCGGAGAGGCGGACGGGCGCCTGATCGGCTTCGGCACCGCCACCTACACCGAGCAGTCCGCCCACGGCACGACGGTGTTCGCCAACTGGGGCTTGCCGGTGGTGCCCGGCTTCGACCAGGCGGTGGTCAGGATGACCGCGGATGGCGGACTCGAGGTGCGCGTCGGCGTGCACTCGCACGGCCAGGGCATGGAGACCAGCTTCGCGCAGATCGCGAACGACGTGCTCGGGATTCCGGTGGCAAGAATCCGGGTGGTGCATGGCGACACCGCGCTCACCCCGTTCTCCTCCGGCACCTATGCGTCGCGCGCCACGGTCATGTCGGGAGGCGCCATCTCGGTCGCGTGCAAGGAGCTGCTGCCGCGCATCCGGTCGATCGCGGCCTACCTCATGGGCGTGGATGCGCAGGCCGTCGCGTTGATCGAAGGGCGCGCCGTGGCCGGCGACAGGTCGATCCCGCTCTCGGAAGTCGGGCGCGCGTGGTACCTCACGCCGCAGGACCTGCCGGCCGACGTTCATCTCGGCGGCCTCGAGGTGTCGCGTGCGTACAAGCCCAACGTCGATACCGGCACCTTCACCTATGCGACGCATGCGGTGGTGGTGGCCGTCGACACCGAGACGGGCGAGGTCGAGATTCTCGACTACGTCGTCGTCGAGGACTGCGGCACCATGGTCAACCCGATGATCGTGGAGGGGCAGACGATCGGCGGCATCGCGCAGGGCATCGGCACCGCGATGTACGAGGAGAGCCCTTACGACGACCAGGGCCAGCCGCTGGCCTCCACGCTGGCGGACTACATCCTGCCGGGCGCCACGGAAGTGCCGCGCATCCGCATCGAACACTTCGAGACACCGTCGCCGCACACCGAGTTCGGCGCCAAGGGGGTGGGCGAGGGCGGTGCGATCGCGCCGCCGGCGGTGATCTTCAATGCCGTGAACGACGCCTTGCGCGGCACCGGCGCCGCCGAGGTACTGATGACGCCGCTGACGCCGCGCCGTTTGCTCGCAGCCTTCGAGGGTGCGAAGCACCCACAGGAGCACGCCCGATGA